A part of Maridesulfovibrio hydrothermalis AM13 = DSM 14728 genomic DNA contains:
- a CDS encoding YigZ family protein: MINKAYPVPKEKVRTEEHIKKSRFICDIMPVSTKGEAKEFISSIKSEFPDARHHCSAFIAGPPQTGDMGMSDDGEPQGTAGKPMLQVLQGSGIGDIAVVVTRYFGGILLGTGGLVRAYSGAVQQGLEALEVVMKVPMRRVTLEIGYAQEGMLRRMLPEFTAEIEEQTFGADITFSLIMPSDQVESFSRRIVEDTNGTAELLVEDEDVWK; the protein is encoded by the coding sequence ATGATTAATAAAGCCTATCCAGTTCCAAAGGAAAAAGTGCGTACTGAAGAGCATATTAAAAAGAGCCGCTTCATTTGTGATATTATGCCAGTATCTACAAAAGGAGAAGCTAAAGAGTTCATTTCATCAATCAAAAGTGAATTTCCTGATGCCCGGCATCATTGCTCAGCGTTTATTGCAGGACCGCCTCAAACAGGTGATATGGGCATGAGTGATGACGGTGAGCCGCAAGGAACAGCCGGAAAACCCATGCTGCAGGTTCTGCAAGGCAGCGGTATCGGAGATATAGCAGTTGTTGTAACCAGATATTTCGGCGGTATACTGCTCGGGACAGGAGGACTTGTCAGGGCTTATTCCGGTGCTGTCCAGCAGGGATTGGAAGCTCTTGAAGTTGTAATGAAGGTTCCCATGCGCAGGGTGACTCTTGAAATAGGGTATGCACAGGAAGGAATGCTGCGCAGGATGCTTCCTGAGTTCACAGCTGAAATTGAAGAACAGACATTTGGTGCAGACATAACTTTTTCTTTGATAATGCCGTCTGATCAGGTTGAAAGTTTCAGCAGGCGGATTGTGGAAGACACTAACGGAACCGCTGAACTGCTGGTTGAAGATGAAGATGTCTGGAAGTAG